The window CATCACCACACGCATACTTTAAATGTTACtgataatacttaaaaaaaatcagGAACAGCAATGCAAGtgaaaatttcacaaatatttgtagttttgagAACTGAAACTACAATGTAAGTGAAGACAGTTTCATATCAAATGCATCTTATCTGGTGTTACTGCTAAACCAGCAGAATTTAAAAAACTAGATCACCAATTACTAGTATTTTTGGTGCTAGaatttgaaaattaagaaaataatctTGAAGATTCTCAgcaaaaacatttgtgttttctgGTGCTTCTGATAAAGAAATCTTTGGAAATGTGAAAAAGATTCATTCAGTTGATAGAATTAGAAggactggattttttttttcactccataaaagcagttttatttaataaaatgattttaggAACTTAATATTTCATAGGAGCAGACAACTGCCGTCTTTCTAATTCTTCAGCTAAATAAGCTCTTTGTCGGAAAACTGGTGGCATATCAGGCATTTTCTGTTTCAAGATGTCACTTCCAAACCATTTTGCTAAGTTCATAGGAGATTGTTGATTTGAAGGCCCTTGAATAGGAAGAAGATGTGGTCTTGAACTAGCAAGATTACCAAAGCAATCTAGAAGAACAATATAATGTCAGTTATATTGTAcattgtcaaaataatttaagaGAAATCAGGTACAGTGTTTAATGCTATTATCAACAAGTGCATCTAAATAGAAAGAAATCTtatcaaataaatacatgtacacaGGCTGATTGGGAGCCAAAGTAGGATATACTTATGAAAGTAACATTTATAGCTAAATGATTCTTGTAAAAGAAAAACAGACTAGTTTTAAAACATGCATGTAACAGTATTTCCTGCCTTGTTATGACAAGTACACAGTACACATGAATAGTTTATACTTCTAGTCATATGAAAGCAGTTCACATAACTAAGAGTAGTCCTTTTTTCCCCATACATCCAAATTAAGAGCATTTGTTTAGGTCCTGACCTATTGTTTCTAGTACTCCTACAAcaatttcatacattttacaactcctatatataaacattaagctACCCATTTAACTGTTAGTGATGACAGTAGTGTAAATTTATTATTCTGAACATCCTAGTTGTTTAAAACATCTTGACAGAAATTACCAATACATTGTTTTGCAAGGGCCCTTAACATTTCCTCTCACAATATGATAAACAGTATATGCCTAAAGTAAACACTTCGTCTTATGGAAGCAGCctgcacaaaactacataaagaaTACTTCCAATAAAGTATTGTAATACATGtgcatataaacattttttgtaattaattctaaGAACTTCCAAGAGAAAAAATACGTAAATGTCAACCACACTACGTGTCATATGCATTATAGATAAGGTCTTTCAGCCAGTAACAGGAGCCTGACACATGgtgttactgttattttaatcatGAATAACTTGTGTGGAACAAGAGTTGCaattataaaattaagtaatttatgcCAATTAATgctattatttaacattttatcttgAATTAGTtttcatacaatttaaaataactggtGACTCAGCAAATTAGTCATGAAACAGTCTTTGCATCATTGGAAGCTACCAATATTGTTCTTTCCTGTCAAGGTCAATGAGTAGTTCACACACAAATATAGTTCAATAATTCACCCAGAATAATTAATTCTTGACAATAGCATAAATTATAAAGAACAAGCCTACCCACCTCCAGCTCCAATTGACATGGGGTTCAAATTAGGAGTGCCACTGACCATTGCTGCTTGATTCCTAGCATACAGAAGTGGGAGTTGCTGATAGATAAGTGGATGTATTCCTTGAGCATGGGCTAGGGCTTGCAACTGTCTGATATCTAGTCCTCGTTGTTGTTGGAAAGCCAAGAGATAAGCAAGGTAATTCATGGTCCATGGACCTGGAAGAAAGTCAAAATCTGAATAAAATAGAATGtacaattgtttttttcttcttatgaaaacaaatatgttCTTAAATAAATCTTGTTTTCTAAGTACTAAGGTAGTCTGTTTAGTCATTTATTTGTTCTACCAACAAAAAAAGCTTAACTGTATAACTCACCAATATGTCTGCACCTAAATTTGTCCTTTTTTGCACTAAGTCACATTTAATGGTGTTTACTAAAATAAGAATGGTCAACTTTTCTGTACATCTTTAAAATCAGTCAGTTATCTTCAATGAAGAGTTATGTCAATTAGCTATACCTTACTTTATAAATGTGGAAGCAGTTTGGAAGAGgtaatttaatatatacaaacattttcactgCTACAAAAAAGCTTAAGACAATACTTTGTGAAGTTAACCCTACATTAATAGCATTAGTACATTACACAATCCCATTTTTGTGAATTTATACATAATGCTTGCTATGTTTGATTTTACTAATCTATCTTCTTAGAATCTCTAAAGCTTTTACTATACAAGTATATtacaagagaaaaaacaaaatcaatatttgatattttgctACTAAATATTTGATAAAGACTACAGACTTAAACTAATTCAAACTAGTGAAAGGCGATTTAtgttcagaataaaaaaaacaaaaaacttagcTTCaggttttcacatttcatttaaataattttagaacctcctaaatgaagGATGCTTTTGcagtaaaattattcttttttcctCAACCTAAATATAGCAAAATTACTAGtaacaaaaattagaaaatatgaaacaaaagtaccaaaaatacattttataacaggTGCAGATAATAGACCATAAAAAACTtaagattaaattttattatcttttcaaAAGTGATTTAACTGGGtattattgctctttgaactaaCTATTGTGATAGGCAATCAATTACTCAGTAGGGATGTGGACAATAAAGTAAATGCAGGTTACATCATGTAACATCTCTACACATCTTCATTGTGTATTATTTAAGACAAAAGATGTTTTACACCAAGCTTAATTTTTGTATTAGttactttcattaaaaaacaaaacaaaaaacttgcatTAGCTTTTGACAAGTTTGAAGCAAGAGCTTTCCTAAACTTTCTACTGGTTGTCCAAAAAAATAAGTTCATGTAGCTTTCAACGTAGAATTTTACAAAACCAGGAACTTAGTTACTAGATTAGATTTGTACATACATTTCTATAATTTGCTTGGCTTTTAAATCAATCTTAAATAGTTAATTTCTCAGAACAACATCTTTGTAAATCATTTTTTTGAACCATTAGCTTCAATGTTATCAGAACTCAACAGCTTTCAACAGTGTACAGTTTGCCTTTTCATTTGGTTATAAAtgtcaaataaattttaaaaagaatactTTTTGAAAGAAAGTGGTAGTAGAGGCATGACATGTGGGTTTAACTTCTTTATACACATCTTAAAAGGAAAAGATTGGAGGCTATAAATTTGATTACTTAGCAATAAGTATGTAATAAGTGTGTAATAAGTGTGAAACTCAGAAGATCATACAGATAGAAAAATCTAAAACAGGCAATTTAAAGCAAAGAATTGTCACTTTATACAAAGTAAAGGTTGAGAACTTATTTGAATAATTCCATTTGATATTGAGAAATTAatgcttataatattaaaatttgaattaacgTATATTGTAACAAAGTTTACACAAGTTGTTTGCATTTTGAATGTCACTTCATAAAAAAGTGATGTGCACACTCCCACCTCCCTCTCCCAAACAAGTACTGTGAAATACTTTACACATGCTCATTTTTTAAGTACTGATGAAAGACTAATGGcatattcataataataaagtaatggaAAACTTCCATACCTCGAATATTAGGGTTTTTCAAGCTATTCTGGACAATATTATGAAGCAAAATTAAATTCAAGTTAGATCCAAGACCAATACTTCCAGGTCTCACCATGCTAGCATTCAATCCAGTAGGTCCCATTCCAAACGTTGTAGGAGGTATTAAAGAAGCATTTAGTTGTCGCTGGGCAGCTAAAAAAGCTTGTGCTTGTTGCTGAAGTATGCATTGTTGCTCAATCAGTTTAGTTCTAGGTACTTGAGTTACtgcataaaaacaaatgaaaatgtgtaacTTTTTTTGTTTAGATTCTAATTTGAATAActtattcttaaataattaaatacataatacaaatatatccAAGTAGTTAATGGTTGTGATGATCAACTGAGCCCATCCCCACAAGCATCCTTTACTGTGAATGTAACGAAGATTTAcggaattacattcaaaattttaatcattttgttatactaattagtatagcataagATGCTAactaaaaaatcctgaatttcatACAGTGTAACATTTTCTGCAACATCTTTTTGGTCAGCACCTCTAATAACTagaaaattaagtataaattactcaccaaaacaattttttatagccttcaattttgtttgattacaaagctaaatagaaaatcagacccctcttgccatACCAAACTGCCACATTTTTTCAGGAGTTAGttcttttacatttaattctaCACAATGTGCAACCAATAAACCCAAGGTTTATCATCAAATGACATAAGGTTTTCTGAACAGAAATGTCAGTTTCTTCATTACAAGTTTTGTACCCACAGAAAAGATAATGACTAGCTTCGATGACCTTGTAGTGGTTTTTAGTGCAtggttagaaaaaaaattgtgatggggaaaaaaaaaaatcctttttgtattttatatgtttttgatgcattatttaattaaataagatattaGTGAATTACTCCTTTATAAAAAAAGTATAGTTAAGGTGTCACAAAGCAAgagactgaatattttatttctggtgtTTCACTATGATTACAAAATTAAAGTGAATGCATAAATAAGAATCTGTTTAGAtgtgttaaagtaaaattaataataataatgtaagaaaCTTAAAAGTCAGTAGTATCAAATCCATAACAACTTTATACAAGTATAGTGGTCACGTGGCAGGTCAAATCAACCGAGCCTGCCTCGAGTTAATTTTAGGACCTAGTTATCAATTATGTTCGAATTACTTAATAGAAAGTTTGATACTGTGGTTTGtacaacaaataaagtattagtaacaagtagttcaaaattagctCATTACATAGCTTTGTACTtgaacagtaatatttttatcaaccaAATTGTTAATATCACAATTCAAAGTAATTTCTCTAGAGGTAATCAGTTGCACCACCCAGCTTTATCACATACACTAACTAATCAAACTCAAGGAACACTTCAAAAGGATCAGTACCAGTTCTGTCCCCTCCTCGACAAAAACGGCCACCTACTGTGCCCTGACCTGTGGATCCTTTTACAATAGGTCGGCCAGGCCCAGGCATTGTTTGACTGCTGGACACAACTCCACCACCTTTTGTTggcttttgtttcttttcaagaCACTGACCACCATTTGCAATGTTGTCTCCTTGCAACTGTGTTGGACACTGCCCTGGTTCTGTTGTGTCACTGTTCACAGTCAGTACTGAAGTTACACCAAGGCCTGTATTATCTTTCTCAGTGATGACAGCATCTGGTTGGTTATATTGTTTGATAGACCCTGATAAgtgataaatattctaaatactgcacattaaacaaaaacatcaagACTGGTAAAGGTGTATCTTTAAGCCTTCAGCTATGGGCTCAGTATAAACTATAGGAGTTCATATAAACGTTTGTACACATTAAGCATTTACACTAatttgatacagcatgtgcatCTTCAAAGTTTCATGGATTTTTAGAATAGATGTACATTttatctaaaaaacaaaaaaagatcttttaatggaatatttttactaaagatttatttgcGAAAATAGTCTTGttattagtctgagtgcaaagtgacctcatgttatgattaaaacacttgtaaaaaatgtgtaatttgttTTCAGCAAGACTATTTTTCTGTCACATCAACCTCACAACCATCATAGAAAAGGAAATAAGTTATGCTTTTtctgctagaatgactacatattacaacatgaaaatacaaatgtttagtctatgCAAGTCTCATAACACTGTTTAcatatgcattttattttatttttttagaccttccagtcatgcttaGCTAACTTTACACGACTAACACAGTGCATGTGCACCGCACATTACATATGCAGTAATGTAAAACTGACCTTAGTCTTCCCCACCTTGAATGTGTCTTAGTGGAGTAGCATTTTGTAAGTCACATTttgaattatacattatatgtacaGATTGCTAtttggaaataaattaaaacttatttttcttaaaatataaaacaataaatcaagaagtaatgCAGGCAGTTCTGTTCTCACCACAACCTTTGTACTCTGTTGTTGCTTAATACAAGTTgccaagccttttaaaattttgaacatggggaatatataaaaatttaggCATGCATGTGCACATACACAGttgtatgataaaacaaactaaactgatacaatagaattccactataatttattaaaacgtAATAACTAAGATgtaatttagattaaaaaaaatgaaactgagGAGGCTAAAGATACAATCTATCTTCCTCCTCAAAATCTTGGCTTGAATGAACACTAGCCTTGTAACAgataaaatggctgagaaaaaccAATAGGAAAACATTCTAAGCTTGGGAATGGTTATTCACATGGTCATTTTAGAGTAGTTGTATATAAGACTATTTCAAAAAAATAGAAGTGAGCAGGGTCACTGCATTATTAGTTCATAAGCCACTTCTCAGTAAAATGATAcaaaggttcttattttatattctagcttgtaaataTTGGTGAATTCAGTTCATAATTCATGCACAACTATAGGCTTAGTATTTTGACAAACATTGTAACTGGTGTGGCATTCAACACACTGATTCACTAAAGTCTATATTTAGGTaggttcttttaatatttaaattattaatttaacttgtatattaaaagttaattgtaatctacaatttgataccaaacttaccaAATACATAAGTTCAATTTactgacttgcattcaaaatgatGAGAAGTGGCAACTATCATGAAGGTGTTAAAATTCCCAAGTAAACTTGTGTCACACGATATGACAATTACAGCATTGGTTCAAATAATTGTGTGATGTCCAAACACAAAATAGTTTCTTATGAATGAAGAATTCAAACTACCACTActtacaagctagaatataaagtaaGAACCTCCTACCTTTTGGATTTGTCAAGATCTTGCTACATTTAATGAATAAAGTACAGTGAACCTGCCAATCTCTTTCCATGTTTAGGAATACTTGCTTACATAAAACTACTTGTGTTTAtgacatgtaaataaacaattaaaagctCACAATGTCTTGCTGGTGGTTTTCTCAGTCTTTTAAAAGGTGGGaagttctaaatttttttttttaattgaaatctGAAAGAGTGTTAAGTAAatgttttctgattttttttacttaaaatagttTAGTTTGTAAGATTGACATTTACAGTAATTCtgcaaaattgataaaatttaatatttggttgcttcaaaatgcatataaaaacacctaaaaatgttttgttttacattctctACATGTAAATTTGGCATGACTTAGCAAATTAAGGCAAATGGACAAATGAATAAAAGTTTGCAagtagaaaacaacaaataagagttactgttttaagaaaaatgaacacaatttatgaaataagtatatatacatatacatatgtattataaatagattgagactattttacaaaatatttgttcactAAAACAGAAGACAAGTCACTTTGtagaggtcagttttatgttatggAAACTAAAGAAGACTGCACTGCACCACAATCATTGTGACTTCTGTAATGAAAGaccaatgaaattaaaaacaatgttatgagatttaagttaATCAGGTTAAACATTTATGGTTTATTGGTACagtttgtagtcattctagaacaaagGAAATTTGTATCAATTTATCTTTTATGTTGGTTATGTGGTCAGTAAAACTGACCAAACCCATGTACATCCTCCATGTTGAAAATCTGACAAGGCTTTGTAACTTTTTACCAACTCTGTACTTCTTTACTGGTTGTTAGAAAATTGATTGCTATACTTTACTGtgctatattttaagaaaacaagtttaagatcttatttgtaagtagtaataatgtataacTGAATGACTTTACAAAATACAAGTCAATTAAAATGCAGCCAAGACAAGTCACTTTGTAGAGATGAGTTTTACATTCTTGGATAGGGTTAGAAGAATAGGATAAGGTGATCATTGAAATTTCTCCCCTGTTAGCCAGAAATGGctgaaaattaatgtaatattgatgtataatgttacaagatttaaactattttgaaaataaaaagttttataatttgtagtgATTCTAGCACGAATATTTTAGGATTTCTTACGGTGATTATCAGGTTAGTCAAATTGACTGAACCTACAGAGATTTGATAATGGAAACAGATGAAATACAcaattttcttaaaatgtttgataGTTAGCTGGAGGTTGCAGGTTTTACACATGTgaatcagaaaattttcaaattacaagtttttaatcttaaaatcaaaattactttgttgGATAATTAACATTCCAAAAGAATAAAGTAATGATTTTCTTGTGAAATTTATCTTAAAACTTAGTTCAAATATCTGATATTCTGTCTATGTAAGCACAGTAACATTTACTGATAACATGCACAGTTTAAGGATATGCTAACTAAcatgaaaaatatagtttaaaattaataatgagcacaaaataatttatacatcttgTAAACTGTtggttaagaaatattttaaacagtaggGAAGGCTCTTcagaatgattttaaatattttctccaaTGCAAGAAATCTGCTGGAACACTGCTGGttgagattataaaaaaaaactatcaagTTTCAGGTGAAGTAGAACTAGATATAAAACTCTTAAgtactttatattataccattcacctctttcctttttttCAGTTTGCATTTTTCTCATCACTGAAGTTGGAGTGAAGGCTGCCATTGTAGGACTTGGtctctgtaataaaaaaaaacttaaaacttctCTTTCCAAGGGAAAAAACCACAGCAATAAAGCTTAGTAAAAAAGATAGAGATATTGCTCTTGACTATAATTTGAATAGAGTTCAGTAATTACCTTTGGCAAAATGCCTCTAACAGAAGCTGGTTTATTTATCACAGAGGAAACATCTGTGGAAGGTTTCCtatatcagaataaaaatatcaattattacaTAAGCAACTAGAGTACATGAGGCAAGTATAAcgtaatgaattttttaaaacttgtacaacTTCCCTAAATACAAAAAGGTAGTAATAAAAATGATTCAACTGCAGTCTACTTACAGAATTATTGCATTTAGTTAATTGGGAATGAATGGGTTCATATAGATTTTTACCATTGAACATTTTGCTGCTGTTTAAAGTTTCTCTTCTGTTCTTCAAGCTTTCTTTTGATGAGAGCATTTTGCAGAATTGACTGAGTGTGGATAGCAAGTTCTTGGGGTGAGGGTACACGAGGTAAAACCGAAGCAGGCTAAAGTTCAATAAACAAAGTTGTgcctttttttataaaaacatgatGTTTGAAGCAGTACAAGAGTACATTAAGtcttaatatgttttattagagTTTACACATGTAAATAAGATAAAGgggaaaaaaattacaataactgATATAACATGCAGTTTCACCATCAAACAAGGAATAGAATATATAGTAAAAAGTAACTTATCAAAATGGGAGGGAAGTAAGAAAAGGGATAAAAGACAAGTAACACTTTGGTAGAAACTTGGAtctaatacaaaattttataaaattttcttgctacataaaataacattaaggATTCATAAATTTTCTGCTCATTTTGTATATAATGCAAAAGGCCAAGTATTATACAACAGTTCTggtttaaacactgaaaactgacaAATCATAAAATACCTACAAGCCTAAAATTTGCAGTAAAATCACATTAACTGAAGATCTTTTATTCACTATGTCCCTCTTAATTTGTCCACTGAGGATACCATAATTGCTTACCTTAGGGTCCATGGATAACAATGAAGTTGTGCATGTATTTTTTCATTGCAAAGTCATATTGAACTATATTTTACATTGAGGGGGATCACACTGACTGAGACCTACCACTGTGTTACAGGGGAAATAGAAAAGAAGGTTTTCAAACTAAGATAATACTTATTGAAAAACATCAGAAGATACCTACTTCAATATTGTCAAATGCTTTAATTTAACAAGCAGTAGTTATCTGAACCACCtcaaatgtttaaattaacaCAAGAGACGATTACATGAAATACATCTGTACCAAACTAAAATGGGTATGAATAAGCAAGCCCTTTCTagcataatgaaaaacaaattacatcaaaaaacgtttttatatacttatatattctATAAGAATACAGaagaaacattaaattaataaataaaatttgtaattttatgttgAAAGACATTAAaagtatcaatattttaaattggtTATTTTTACCTGTGCCAGTAGAGTGCTTGAATTCTGAGATAAATGTGGTTGATAAATTGGAGCATGACTCAAAGATGGCCACTGTCCAAATACTGAAGGGAAGGGAACTATGCAAcaaattgataaattaaaatacagttttgaaaCAAAGGTTGCACATTAATACAAATCCTAGTGTCATAGTTATATGTTTAGGTGAAATTTGAATATAAAGCCTTACACATTATGCAAAAAGATTTCTTTTAACCCATTTAATTACTACAATGTCATTCAGAAATAAAAGGACACCACTTCttaatattactaaatgaaacaaaacctaTAGCCAGAAATGATTgggttaaaaagaaaaataaatgtagctTACCAATAGAAGAAATACGACCCTGGCCTGTATATGGTAAAGAAGAATGATACTGACCAAGTCCATTGGATGTTGGTATTACAGAGCTCTGCACAAGAGACCCACGGGACTGCTGCTCAGGACATTTTTGTAAACTTAACAGAaactctttcttctgtttctcaTCAACTAATGCTGAAAAAGTAGTGTTCAAGTTTCAGAAATACAAATATCTAAGTAAATGCCCATATAATAAGACAACAAATCTTAATGATACAAAATCACAACTACAACTGCACAGGTAGTTAAACAAACCAAGGACAAAGAAACTATTGGGATATCGAATTTCTAAGCTTAGTGCCAATAAATTACATGAGCTACATTactgttactttaattttaatttacactttacatgcagtattaatacaataaatcaaagatAAATCTTTACTAAAGTAAAAATCAATTACACAAAATTTGTATCAGTGAGCTCCTAGacatttacaaatgttttaaccCTGAATTCAAAGTTTGGTAAACTGCCTTCAAATAGCAATAGTTTTCACATCAGAACAAGTAGTATTTACTTGCTACTTCTGGTTAATGTACCATTTAGATTTGGATCTAAAGATTCTATAATCAGCataaagaaatgaaagtgaaTTTGATCCACCTTCCAAatgtataattacttttattttgaaatggtCATCCACCTATCAACAAGACACTGACATCCTTAGAGTTTCTATACAGCAACCTGAAGCTTTATACTTGGTTCAGTATCAAGAACTTACATTTAATATCTATTCTCTTTCACTTTTTAGCAGTGTGGGTCCTTAGGCCCTTCTACAGATCTAATAACCCCACCGAAATATTTCTTTTGAGACTTTGAATTCACTGCAAATCATATTTTACCAatacttttatcaaaaacattttcagaatACATGCACACATGATCATATTCAATACTTGACTGTTTTAGTCCAAAAGGGTAAaaccttaaattttttttttttttttttagctgtttTTGTGAAATCCTTTCCCTGTctatgttaatttaaaagtaaatattaaaaaaaaaaacacctaaatattgatgtttgtgtatcatgtggtatgttgaatgcagcattaatttaaattagatgtttgtgatgtccagaTACAAAGTGtatgcatttttaaatacaaattaagaaCTTACATTACTGATATTGATAAGCTGGAATATAAATTAAGAATGTTCTATTGGTTTTTCTGTTTGCAGAGATATTTTCACATTTTCTGAATCATGCACAGTAATTCTACTTACCAGCATAACTtgatttttgtacataaatattttaggACAAAGATTTAAACAAATTACTTAGACAAATAAAAGATGAACAAACTTAATATCAAATAGTCAATATTATACATTTACTGACCTTGTAAGGTAAATAATTTTGCTACTGAAGTCCAGtgattatttataacaaagaaattgCTTTATCCTAAATAAAGTTTTTGATGATTTAAAGCAATAGTCAATCCTTAAACAGTAATCCAGTGTATCTTTacatattgtttctttaaggttTCATATCCAATATGCTCTTGGCAAAAGCAACACCAAAGACTCATTTTTTAAGCTATAGTACAACATCCTGagcttttaaaataaagcttaaGAAACTGATGACTGAATACCAATTCCATAGCAGTTTCAACTATTATAGCTAACTTTCAGCATTTTACTTTATGacaatattcaaaacaatcaatattaaacagaaaataaatatactgaacaTGTGGAGAGCTCAAGCAATTGCACCATTAAAGGTAACCAGGAATAAGACAGCCATGGAAATTTATTCAATCCATTTGTGAAGAcagtacaaaaactaaaaaattgtttattgcaGTCCATAATTTTGACATACTGATCAGAAGAAAAAAACTGGCCATCAGCACCCACCACTTAGACTACACTTtaaccaacaagtagtgggattgactttcaaaGCATCCCccccccccatggctgaaagggacaGCATGTTAGGTACAATGTTGCTATCCTACAAACAGAAAACTGCAAGTCAAACACCCTAAATAATGCCCCTTCAGGACTGATTGAGAGAAGGAGGAATCCATGATCCTTCCCTGCTctacaaacaattaacacaaaaGTGTTTATGGTTAATAATACTGAAATTGAACATGATGAATACTAtcagtttatgaaattatttaactCATTAAACTTTCTTACTTTTCCACAGATCTGTACATTTCAGTTCAATACCCACCTTGAGCATTCTGGATGTCTGAAGACAGCTGTGGGGGTGAAGATGGTATACGGTTCTGTATTAATGCTGATGTAACATTAGGAAGTAATGGAGTGGGAGTATTCCCACTCAAGTTGCTCAATAAATCACTTCCATAAGGTTGCACTGATTTATCCATCTCAGAAACGCTTTTCATTACAGGCGATTCTCTATTTTGTCCTatctgatttaataacaaaagttaaaaatactaaatttgaaACTAGTGATGACTAATACATTGTGTAGGGGTGAACACAGTTAATTATTTGCATAgtatacaaaaataatcaacttatcTAGATTTATCAATATTTCCCAGATGTTTTGGAAATACAACAATAACCAGTTGATTTCTATGTTAACTGGACTTACTTTTCATAAAATGTATAACAATCAACATTTTGCAAGGAAGCTAATGAATTAAATCTGAAACATTGCCATTACATAATTTTTGAAGCAAATACaaaaaatttcttcaaaaacaaactaacaagttGATTAACAATTCAATGATTAAATCCTAAGTTTGGACATTAATTAGTTCAAAAAGTTACGATTAACCCTCTCACTTTGCTAACCTTGTAATTCCAAAAGGACTAGTTTCCATACAAATTTG of the Tachypleus tridentatus isolate NWPU-2018 chromosome 13, ASM421037v1, whole genome shotgun sequence genome contains:
- the LOC143236938 gene encoding eukaryotic translation initiation factor 4E transporter-like isoform X1: MPWAKPIFTPLRNIMAVVQQPLRLIHNNIVKEVEQQKLLSGGDKNVSVYYGTNRPSSRGSVKSNILPTYQYTKKELLCISKFPLAKKRPECLDPKFNNSSGLWNPLNWSSTIRKYEQSLREILRLKCEKSCNTGIFYGRTPAFRQRILNPQKRVLGTCCRVPRQVLLSKRSPSPHELNESQSTIPLNSSRKPGSVTIVSHDQDQYGEDKDSHENDCRYNKQTGEREDNIDQENKENESQYSSQCNQFSEHGERFEKGQPEDHILEEPKQFVEGPASPSGAVELVGLDEFKQNNERKEGKQSIGSPGTAVPEEVQRESKSDEIKTEEELESKETSSFDINELFKSDFLSKLIPSGTSDEPLVSQGVASSRFTQWFQRDSPSHTSFGSCSTSRRSSFQDELVAHVLCDALGIRDSISPTLSKSFHGEDGFPSVSPVFPQNYGQKGYTHQKLQQNGNKNILELLHVATLNLGSYLSGELDKMKEYEKMIKVEEMEDDLKKLLFGQDREEDQIGQNRESPVMKSVSEMDKSVQPYGSDLLSNLSGNTPTPLLPNVTSALIQNRIPSSPPQLSSDIQNAQALVDEKQKKEFLLSLQKCPEQQSRGSLVQSSVIPTSNGLGQYHSSLPYTGQGRISSIVPFPSVFGQWPSLSHAPIYQPHLSQNSSTLLAQPASVLPRVPSPQELAIHTQSILQNALIKRKLEEQKRNFKQQQNVQWKPSTDVSSVINKPASVRGILPKRPSPTMAAFTPTSVMRKMQTEKKERGSIKQYNQPDAVITEKDNTGLGVTSVLTVNSDTTEPGQCPTQLQGDNIANGGQCLEKKQKPTKGGGVVSSSQTMPGPGRPIVKGSTGQGTVGGRFCRGGDRTVTQVPRTKLIEQQCILQQQAQAFLAAQRQLNASLIPPTTFGMGPTGLNASMVRPGSIGLGSNLNLILLHNIVQNSLKNPNIRGPWTMNYLAYLLAFQQQRGLDIRQLQALAHAQGIHPLIYQQLPLLYARNQAAMVSGTPNLNPMSIGAGDCFGNLASSRPHLLPIQGPSNQQSPMNLAKWFGSDILKQKMPDMPPVFRQRAYLAEELERRQLSAPMKY